A genomic stretch from Orcinus orca chromosome 14, mOrcOrc1.1, whole genome shotgun sequence includes:
- the CSTF2T gene encoding cleavage stimulation factor subunit 2 tau variant isoform X43, with protein sequence MSSLTVRDPAMDRSLRSVFVGNIPYEATEEQLKDIFSEVGSVVSFRLVYDRETGKPKGYGFCEYQDQETALSAMRNLNGREFSGRALRVDNAASEKNKEELKSLGPAAPIIDSPYGDPIDPEDAPESITRAVASLPPEQMFELMKQMKLCVQNSHQEARNMLLQNPQLAYALLQAQVVMRIMDPEIALKILHRKIHVTPLIPGKSQSVSGPGPGLCPGPNVLLNQQNPPAPQPQHLARRPVKDIPPLMQTPIQGGIPAPGPIPAAVAGPGPGPGPLTPGGAMQPQVGMPGVGPVPLERGQVQISDPRAPMSRGPMTAGGLPPRGLLGDAPNDPRGGTLLSVTGEVEPRGYLGPPHQGPPMHHTSGHDSRGPSSHDMRGGPLADPRLLIGEPRGPMIDQRGLPMDGRGSRDSRGMETRAMETEVLETRVMERRGMETCAMEARGMEARGMDARGMEMRGPGPSSRGPMTGGIQGAGPINMGAGGPQGPRQVASISGVGNPGAGMQGAGMQGAGMQGAGMQGAGMQGAGMQGAGMQGAGMQGAGMQGAGMQGASMQGAGKQGGGQPSSFSPGQSQVTPQDQEKAALIMQVLQLTADQIAMLPPEQRQSILILKEQIQKSTGAS encoded by the exons ATGTCGAGTTTGACGGTGAGAGACCCGGCAATGGATCGATCACTGCGTTCCGTGTTCGTGGGGAACATTCCGTATGAGGCAACTGAGGAGCAGTTGAAGGACATTTTCTCCGAGGTTGGTTCCGTTGTGAGTTTCCGGCTGGTATACGATAGAGAGACGGGAAAACCTAAGGGTTATGGCTTCTGCGAGTACCAAGACCAGGAGACCGCGCTTAGTGCCATGCGGAACCTTAACGGGCGGGAGTTCAGCGGGAGAGCGCTTCGGGTGGACAATGCTGCCAGTGAAAAGAACAAGGAGGAGTTAAAGAGCCTAGGGCCTGCAGCGCCCATCATTGACTCACCCTATGGGGACCCCATCGATCCAGAAGATGCCCCTGAGTCAATTACCAGAGCAGTCGCTAGTCTGCCCCCGGAGCAGATGTTTGAGCTGATGAAGCAGATGAAGCTCTGTGTCCAAAACAGTCACCAGGAAGCTCGAAATATGTTACTTCAAAACCCACAGCTGGCTTATGCGCTGTTGCAGGCTCAAGTAGTGATGAGAATCATGGATCCAGAGATTGCTCTGAAAATTCTGCATCGCAAAATACATGTCACACCACTCATCCCAGGCAAATCTCAATCCGtttctggccctggccctggcctttGCCCAGGACCTAATGTTCTGCTGAACCAGCAGAATCCTCCAGCCCCTCAGCCTCAGCATTTGGCCAGAAGACCTGTGAAAGACATCCCTCCTCTGATGCAGACCCCTATCCAGGGTGGAATTCCAGCCCCGGGCCCAATTCCAGCTGCAGTtgctggccctggccctggccctggcccgtTAACTCCTGGTGGAGCAATGCAGCCCCAAGTTGGAATGCCAGGGGTTGGTCCGGTGCCCTTAGAGCGGGGACAGGTGCAGATATCAGATCCTAGAGCTCCTATGTCTCGTGGACCCATGACTGCTGGTGGCTTACCTCCTCGAGGACTGTTAGGGGATGCTCCAAATGACCCACGTGGAGGAACTTTGCTTTCAGTCACTGGAGAAGTAGAGCCCAGAGGCTATCTTGGCCCACCACATCAGGGCCCTCCAATGCACCATACGTCTGGTCATGACAGCCGGGGCCCTTCCTCACATGACATGAGGGGAGGGCCATTAGCAGATCCCAGACTGCTCATTGGAGAACCCAGAGGACCCATGATAGATCAAAGGGGTCTACCTATGGATGGTAGAGGTAGCAGAGATTCTCGAGGGATGGAGACTCGAGCCATGGAAACTGAGGTCTTAGAGACACGAGTAATGGAGAGAAGAGGAATGGAAACCTGTGCAATGGAAGCCAGAGGGATGGAAGCGAGAGGCATGGATGCAAGAGGAATGGAGATGAGGGGCCCTGGCCCCAGTTCAAGAGGCCCTATGACTGGGGGAATTCAGGGTGCTGGTCCTATTAATATGGGGGCAGGTGGTCCTCAGGGACCCAGACAGGTCGCAAGCATTTCAGGGGTGGGAAATCCTGGAGCTGGCATGCAGGGGGCAGGTATGCAAGGAGCAGGCATGCAGGGGGCAGGTATGCAAGGAGCAGGCATGCAGGGGGCAG GCATGCAGGGGGCAGGTATGCAGGGGGCAGGCATGCAGGGGGCAG GCATGCAGGGAGCAGGCATGCAGGGAGCAAGCATGCAAGGGGCAGGCAAGCAAGGTGGAGGCCAGCCTAGCAGTTTTAGTCCTGGGCAGAGTCAGGTAACCCCACAGGATCAAGAAAAGGCAGCTTTGATCATGCAGGTTCTTCAACTGACTGCAGATCAGATTGCCATGCTGCCTCCTGAGCAAAGGCAGAGTATCctgattttaaaggaacaaatcCAGAAATCTACTGGAGCTTCTTAA
- the CSTF2T gene encoding cleavage stimulation factor subunit 2 tau variant isoform X44 yields MSSLTVRDPAMDRSLRSVFVGNIPYEATEEQLKDIFSEVGSVVSFRLVYDRETGKPKGYGFCEYQDQETALSAMRNLNGREFSGRALRVDNAASEKNKEELKSLGPAAPIIDSPYGDPIDPEDAPESITRAVASLPPEQMFELMKQMKLCVQNSHQEARNMLLQNPQLAYALLQAQVVMRIMDPEIALKILHRKIHVTPLIPGKSQSVSGPGPGLCPGPNVLLNQQNPPAPQPQHLARRPVKDIPPLMQTPIQGGIPAPGPIPAAVAGPGPGPGPLTPGGAMQPQVGMPGVGPVPLERGQVQISDPRAPMSRGPMTAGGLPPRGLLGDAPNDPRGGTLLSVTGEVEPRGYLGPPHQGPPMHHTSGHDSRGPSSHDMRGGPLADPRLLIGEPRGPMIDQRGLPMDGRGSRDSRGMETRAMETEVLETRVMERRGMETCAMEARGMEARGMDARGMEMRGPGPSSRGPMTGGIQGAGPINMGAGGPQGPRQVASISGVGNPGAGMQGAGMQGAGMQGAGMQGAGMQGAGMQGAGMQGAGMQGAGMQGAGMQGASMQGAGKQGGGQPSSFSPGQSQVTPQDQEKAALIMQVLQLTADQIAMLPPEQRQSILILKEQIQKSTGAS; encoded by the exons ATGTCGAGTTTGACGGTGAGAGACCCGGCAATGGATCGATCACTGCGTTCCGTGTTCGTGGGGAACATTCCGTATGAGGCAACTGAGGAGCAGTTGAAGGACATTTTCTCCGAGGTTGGTTCCGTTGTGAGTTTCCGGCTGGTATACGATAGAGAGACGGGAAAACCTAAGGGTTATGGCTTCTGCGAGTACCAAGACCAGGAGACCGCGCTTAGTGCCATGCGGAACCTTAACGGGCGGGAGTTCAGCGGGAGAGCGCTTCGGGTGGACAATGCTGCCAGTGAAAAGAACAAGGAGGAGTTAAAGAGCCTAGGGCCTGCAGCGCCCATCATTGACTCACCCTATGGGGACCCCATCGATCCAGAAGATGCCCCTGAGTCAATTACCAGAGCAGTCGCTAGTCTGCCCCCGGAGCAGATGTTTGAGCTGATGAAGCAGATGAAGCTCTGTGTCCAAAACAGTCACCAGGAAGCTCGAAATATGTTACTTCAAAACCCACAGCTGGCTTATGCGCTGTTGCAGGCTCAAGTAGTGATGAGAATCATGGATCCAGAGATTGCTCTGAAAATTCTGCATCGCAAAATACATGTCACACCACTCATCCCAGGCAAATCTCAATCCGtttctggccctggccctggcctttGCCCAGGACCTAATGTTCTGCTGAACCAGCAGAATCCTCCAGCCCCTCAGCCTCAGCATTTGGCCAGAAGACCTGTGAAAGACATCCCTCCTCTGATGCAGACCCCTATCCAGGGTGGAATTCCAGCCCCGGGCCCAATTCCAGCTGCAGTtgctggccctggccctggccctggcccgtTAACTCCTGGTGGAGCAATGCAGCCCCAAGTTGGAATGCCAGGGGTTGGTCCGGTGCCCTTAGAGCGGGGACAGGTGCAGATATCAGATCCTAGAGCTCCTATGTCTCGTGGACCCATGACTGCTGGTGGCTTACCTCCTCGAGGACTGTTAGGGGATGCTCCAAATGACCCACGTGGAGGAACTTTGCTTTCAGTCACTGGAGAAGTAGAGCCCAGAGGCTATCTTGGCCCACCACATCAGGGCCCTCCAATGCACCATACGTCTGGTCATGACAGCCGGGGCCCTTCCTCACATGACATGAGGGGAGGGCCATTAGCAGATCCCAGACTGCTCATTGGAGAACCCAGAGGACCCATGATAGATCAAAGGGGTCTACCTATGGATGGTAGAGGTAGCAGAGATTCTCGAGGGATGGAGACTCGAGCCATGGAAACTGAGGTCTTAGAGACACGAGTAATGGAGAGAAGAGGAATGGAAACCTGTGCAATGGAAGCCAGAGGGATGGAAGCGAGAGGCATGGATGCAAGAGGAATGGAGATGAGGGGCCCTGGCCCCAGTTCAAGAGGCCCTATGACTGGGGGAATTCAGGGTGCTGGTCCTATTAATATGGGGGCAGGTGGTCCTCAGGGACCCAGACAGGTCGCAAGCATTTCAGGGGTGGGAAATCCTGGAGCTGGCATGCAGGGGGCAGGTATGCAAGGAGCAGGCATGCAGGGGGCAG GCATGCAGGGGGCAGGTATGCAGGGAGCAGGCATGCAGGGGGCAGGTATGCAGGGGGCAGGCATGCAGGGGGCAG GCATGCAGGGAGCAGGCATGCAGGGAGCAAGCATGCAAGGGGCAGGCAAGCAAGGTGGAGGCCAGCCTAGCAGTTTTAGTCCTGGGCAGAGTCAGGTAACCCCACAGGATCAAGAAAAGGCAGCTTTGATCATGCAGGTTCTTCAACTGACTGCAGATCAGATTGCCATGCTGCCTCCTGAGCAAAGGCAGAGTATCctgattttaaaggaacaaatcCAGAAATCTACTGGAGCTTCTTAA
- the CSTF2T gene encoding cleavage stimulation factor subunit 2 tau variant isoform X34: MSSLTVRDPAMDRSLRSVFVGNIPYEATEEQLKDIFSEVGSVVSFRLVYDRETGKPKGYGFCEYQDQETALSAMRNLNGREFSGRALRVDNAASEKNKEELKSLGPAAPIIDSPYGDPIDPEDAPESITRAVASLPPEQMFELMKQMKLCVQNSHQEARNMLLQNPQLAYALLQAQVVMRIMDPEIALKILHRKIHVTPLIPGKSQSVSGPGPGLCPGPNVLLNQQNPPAPQPQHLARRPVKDIPPLMQTPIQGGIPAPGPIPAAVAGPGPGPGPLTPGGAMQPQVGMPGVGPVPLERGQVQISDPRAPMSRGPMTAGGLPPRGLLGDAPNDPRGGTLLSVTGEVEPRGYLGPPHQGPPMHHTSGHDSRGPSSHDMRGGPLADPRLLIGEPRGPMIDQRGLPMDGRGSRDSRGMETRAMETEVLETRVMERRGMETCAMEARGMEARGMDARGMEMRGPGPSSRGPMTGGIQGAGPINMGAGGPQGPRQVASISGVGNPGAGMQGAGMQGAGMQGAGMQGAGMQGAGMQGAGMQGAGMQGAGMQGAGMQGAGMQGASMQGAGKQGGGQPSSFSPGQSQVTPQDQEKAALIMQVLQLTADQIAMLPPEQRQSILILKEQIQKSTGAS; encoded by the exons ATGTCGAGTTTGACGGTGAGAGACCCGGCAATGGATCGATCACTGCGTTCCGTGTTCGTGGGGAACATTCCGTATGAGGCAACTGAGGAGCAGTTGAAGGACATTTTCTCCGAGGTTGGTTCCGTTGTGAGTTTCCGGCTGGTATACGATAGAGAGACGGGAAAACCTAAGGGTTATGGCTTCTGCGAGTACCAAGACCAGGAGACCGCGCTTAGTGCCATGCGGAACCTTAACGGGCGGGAGTTCAGCGGGAGAGCGCTTCGGGTGGACAATGCTGCCAGTGAAAAGAACAAGGAGGAGTTAAAGAGCCTAGGGCCTGCAGCGCCCATCATTGACTCACCCTATGGGGACCCCATCGATCCAGAAGATGCCCCTGAGTCAATTACCAGAGCAGTCGCTAGTCTGCCCCCGGAGCAGATGTTTGAGCTGATGAAGCAGATGAAGCTCTGTGTCCAAAACAGTCACCAGGAAGCTCGAAATATGTTACTTCAAAACCCACAGCTGGCTTATGCGCTGTTGCAGGCTCAAGTAGTGATGAGAATCATGGATCCAGAGATTGCTCTGAAAATTCTGCATCGCAAAATACATGTCACACCACTCATCCCAGGCAAATCTCAATCCGtttctggccctggccctggcctttGCCCAGGACCTAATGTTCTGCTGAACCAGCAGAATCCTCCAGCCCCTCAGCCTCAGCATTTGGCCAGAAGACCTGTGAAAGACATCCCTCCTCTGATGCAGACCCCTATCCAGGGTGGAATTCCAGCCCCGGGCCCAATTCCAGCTGCAGTtgctggccctggccctggccctggcccgtTAACTCCTGGTGGAGCAATGCAGCCCCAAGTTGGAATGCCAGGGGTTGGTCCGGTGCCCTTAGAGCGGGGACAGGTGCAGATATCAGATCCTAGAGCTCCTATGTCTCGTGGACCCATGACTGCTGGTGGCTTACCTCCTCGAGGACTGTTAGGGGATGCTCCAAATGACCCACGTGGAGGAACTTTGCTTTCAGTCACTGGAGAAGTAGAGCCCAGAGGCTATCTTGGCCCACCACATCAGGGCCCTCCAATGCACCATACGTCTGGTCATGACAGCCGGGGCCCTTCCTCACATGACATGAGGGGAGGGCCATTAGCAGATCCCAGACTGCTCATTGGAGAACCCAGAGGACCCATGATAGATCAAAGGGGTCTACCTATGGATGGTAGAGGTAGCAGAGATTCTCGAGGGATGGAGACTCGAGCCATGGAAACTGAGGTCTTAGAGACACGAGTAATGGAGAGAAGAGGAATGGAAACCTGTGCAATGGAAGCCAGAGGGATGGAAGCGAGAGGCATGGATGCAAGAGGAATGGAGATGAGGGGCCCTGGCCCCAGTTCAAGAGGCCCTATGACTGGGGGAATTCAGGGTGCTGGTCCTATTAATATGGGGGCAGGTGGTCCTCAGGGACCCAGACAGGTCGCAAGCATTTCAGGGGTGGGAAATCCTGGAGCTGGCATGCAGGGGGCAGGTATGCAAGGAGCAGGCATGCAGGGGGCAG GCATGCAGGGGGCAGGTATGCAGGGAGCAGGCATGCAGGGGGCAGGTATGCAGGGGGCAGGCATGCAGGGGGCAG GCATGCAGGGGGCAG GCATGCAGGGAGCAGGCATGCAGGGAGCAAGCATGCAAGGGGCAGGCAAGCAAGGTGGAGGCCAGCCTAGCAGTTTTAGTCCTGGGCAGAGTCAGGTAACCCCACAGGATCAAGAAAAGGCAGCTTTGATCATGCAGGTTCTTCAACTGACTGCAGATCAGATTGCCATGCTGCCTCCTGAGCAAAGGCAGAGTATCctgattttaaaggaacaaatcCAGAAATCTACTGGAGCTTCTTAA
- the CSTF2T gene encoding cleavage stimulation factor subunit 2 tau variant isoform X3: MSSLTVRDPAMDRSLRSVFVGNIPYEATEEQLKDIFSEVGSVVSFRLVYDRETGKPKGYGFCEYQDQETALSAMRNLNGREFSGRALRVDNAASEKNKEELKSLGPAAPIIDSPYGDPIDPEDAPESITRAVASLPPEQMFELMKQMKLCVQNSHQEARNMLLQNPQLAYALLQAQVVMRIMDPEIALKILHRKIHVTPLIPGKSQSVSGPGPGLCPGPNVLLNQQNPPAPQPQHLARRPVKDIPPLMQTPIQGGIPAPGPIPAAVAGPGPGPGPLTPGGAMQPQVGMPGVGPVPLERGQVQISDPRAPMSRGPMTAGGLPPRGLLGDAPNDPRGGTLLSVTGEVEPRGYLGPPHQGPPMHHTSGHDSRGPSSHDMRGGPLADPRLLIGEPRGPMIDQRGLPMDGRGSRDSRGMETRAMETEVLETRVMERRGMETCAMEARGMEARGMDARGMEMRGPGPSSRGPMTGGIQGAGPINMGAGGPQGPRQVASISGVGNPGAGMQGAGMQGAGMQGAGMQGAGMQGAGMQGAGMQGAGMQGAGMQGAGMQGAGMQGAGMQGAGMQGAGMQGAGMQGAGMQGASIQGTGMQGAGMQGASMQGAGKQGGGQPSSFSPGQSQVTPQDQEKAALIMQVLQLTADQIAMLPPEQRQSILILKEQIQKSTGAS, encoded by the exons ATGTCGAGTTTGACGGTGAGAGACCCGGCAATGGATCGATCACTGCGTTCCGTGTTCGTGGGGAACATTCCGTATGAGGCAACTGAGGAGCAGTTGAAGGACATTTTCTCCGAGGTTGGTTCCGTTGTGAGTTTCCGGCTGGTATACGATAGAGAGACGGGAAAACCTAAGGGTTATGGCTTCTGCGAGTACCAAGACCAGGAGACCGCGCTTAGTGCCATGCGGAACCTTAACGGGCGGGAGTTCAGCGGGAGAGCGCTTCGGGTGGACAATGCTGCCAGTGAAAAGAACAAGGAGGAGTTAAAGAGCCTAGGGCCTGCAGCGCCCATCATTGACTCACCCTATGGGGACCCCATCGATCCAGAAGATGCCCCTGAGTCAATTACCAGAGCAGTCGCTAGTCTGCCCCCGGAGCAGATGTTTGAGCTGATGAAGCAGATGAAGCTCTGTGTCCAAAACAGTCACCAGGAAGCTCGAAATATGTTACTTCAAAACCCACAGCTGGCTTATGCGCTGTTGCAGGCTCAAGTAGTGATGAGAATCATGGATCCAGAGATTGCTCTGAAAATTCTGCATCGCAAAATACATGTCACACCACTCATCCCAGGCAAATCTCAATCCGtttctggccctggccctggcctttGCCCAGGACCTAATGTTCTGCTGAACCAGCAGAATCCTCCAGCCCCTCAGCCTCAGCATTTGGCCAGAAGACCTGTGAAAGACATCCCTCCTCTGATGCAGACCCCTATCCAGGGTGGAATTCCAGCCCCGGGCCCAATTCCAGCTGCAGTtgctggccctggccctggccctggcccgtTAACTCCTGGTGGAGCAATGCAGCCCCAAGTTGGAATGCCAGGGGTTGGTCCGGTGCCCTTAGAGCGGGGACAGGTGCAGATATCAGATCCTAGAGCTCCTATGTCTCGTGGACCCATGACTGCTGGTGGCTTACCTCCTCGAGGACTGTTAGGGGATGCTCCAAATGACCCACGTGGAGGAACTTTGCTTTCAGTCACTGGAGAAGTAGAGCCCAGAGGCTATCTTGGCCCACCACATCAGGGCCCTCCAATGCACCATACGTCTGGTCATGACAGCCGGGGCCCTTCCTCACATGACATGAGGGGAGGGCCATTAGCAGATCCCAGACTGCTCATTGGAGAACCCAGAGGACCCATGATAGATCAAAGGGGTCTACCTATGGATGGTAGAGGTAGCAGAGATTCTCGAGGGATGGAGACTCGAGCCATGGAAACTGAGGTCTTAGAGACACGAGTAATGGAGAGAAGAGGAATGGAAACCTGTGCAATGGAAGCCAGAGGGATGGAAGCGAGAGGCATGGATGCAAGAGGAATGGAGATGAGGGGCCCTGGCCCCAGTTCAAGAGGCCCTATGACTGGGGGAATTCAGGGTGCTGGTCCTATTAATATGGGGGCAGGTGGTCCTCAGGGACCCAGACAGGTCGCAAGCATTTCAGGGGTGGGAAATCCTGGAGCTGGCATGCAGGGGGCAGGTATGCAAGGAGCAGGCATGCAGGGGGCAGGTATGCAAGGAGCAGGCATGCAGGGGGCAGGTATGCAAGGAGCAGGCATGCAGGGGGCAGGTATGCAGGGAGCAGGCATGCAGGGGGCAG GTATGCAGGGGGCAGGCATGCAGGGGGCAGGTATGCAAGGAGCAGGCATGCAGGGGGCAG GCATGCAGGGGGCAGGCATGCAGGGGGCAGGCATGCAGGGGGCGAGTATACAAGGGACAGGCATGCAGGGAGCAGGCATGCAGGGAGCAAGCATGCAAGGGGCAGGCAAGCAAGGTGGAGGCCAGCCTAGCAGTTTTAGTCCTGGGCAGAGTCAGGTAACCCCACAGGATCAAGAAAAGGCAGCTTTGATCATGCAGGTTCTTCAACTGACTGCAGATCAGATTGCCATGCTGCCTCCTGAGCAAAGGCAGAGTATCctgattttaaaggaacaaatcCAGAAATCTACTGGAGCTTCTTAA
- the CSTF2T gene encoding cleavage stimulation factor subunit 2 tau variant isoform X12, which yields MSSLTVRDPAMDRSLRSVFVGNIPYEATEEQLKDIFSEVGSVVSFRLVYDRETGKPKGYGFCEYQDQETALSAMRNLNGREFSGRALRVDNAASEKNKEELKSLGPAAPIIDSPYGDPIDPEDAPESITRAVASLPPEQMFELMKQMKLCVQNSHQEARNMLLQNPQLAYALLQAQVVMRIMDPEIALKILHRKIHVTPLIPGKSQSVSGPGPGLCPGPNVLLNQQNPPAPQPQHLARRPVKDIPPLMQTPIQGGIPAPGPIPAAVAGPGPGPGPLTPGGAMQPQVGMPGVGPVPLERGQVQISDPRAPMSRGPMTAGGLPPRGLLGDAPNDPRGGTLLSVTGEVEPRGYLGPPHQGPPMHHTSGHDSRGPSSHDMRGGPLADPRLLIGEPRGPMIDQRGLPMDGRGSRDSRGMETRAMETEVLETRVMERRGMETCAMEARGMEARGMDARGMEMRGPGPSSRGPMTGGIQGAGPINMGAGGPQGPRQVASISGVGNPGAGMQGAGMQGAGMQGAGMQGAGMQGAGMQGAGMQGAGMQGAGMQGAGMQGAGMQGAGMQGAGMQGAGMQGAGMQGASMQGAGKQGGGQPSSFSPGQSQVTPQDQEKAALIMQVLQLTADQIAMLPPEQRQSILILKEQIQKSTGAS from the exons ATGTCGAGTTTGACGGTGAGAGACCCGGCAATGGATCGATCACTGCGTTCCGTGTTCGTGGGGAACATTCCGTATGAGGCAACTGAGGAGCAGTTGAAGGACATTTTCTCCGAGGTTGGTTCCGTTGTGAGTTTCCGGCTGGTATACGATAGAGAGACGGGAAAACCTAAGGGTTATGGCTTCTGCGAGTACCAAGACCAGGAGACCGCGCTTAGTGCCATGCGGAACCTTAACGGGCGGGAGTTCAGCGGGAGAGCGCTTCGGGTGGACAATGCTGCCAGTGAAAAGAACAAGGAGGAGTTAAAGAGCCTAGGGCCTGCAGCGCCCATCATTGACTCACCCTATGGGGACCCCATCGATCCAGAAGATGCCCCTGAGTCAATTACCAGAGCAGTCGCTAGTCTGCCCCCGGAGCAGATGTTTGAGCTGATGAAGCAGATGAAGCTCTGTGTCCAAAACAGTCACCAGGAAGCTCGAAATATGTTACTTCAAAACCCACAGCTGGCTTATGCGCTGTTGCAGGCTCAAGTAGTGATGAGAATCATGGATCCAGAGATTGCTCTGAAAATTCTGCATCGCAAAATACATGTCACACCACTCATCCCAGGCAAATCTCAATCCGtttctggccctggccctggcctttGCCCAGGACCTAATGTTCTGCTGAACCAGCAGAATCCTCCAGCCCCTCAGCCTCAGCATTTGGCCAGAAGACCTGTGAAAGACATCCCTCCTCTGATGCAGACCCCTATCCAGGGTGGAATTCCAGCCCCGGGCCCAATTCCAGCTGCAGTtgctggccctggccctggccctggcccgtTAACTCCTGGTGGAGCAATGCAGCCCCAAGTTGGAATGCCAGGGGTTGGTCCGGTGCCCTTAGAGCGGGGACAGGTGCAGATATCAGATCCTAGAGCTCCTATGTCTCGTGGACCCATGACTGCTGGTGGCTTACCTCCTCGAGGACTGTTAGGGGATGCTCCAAATGACCCACGTGGAGGAACTTTGCTTTCAGTCACTGGAGAAGTAGAGCCCAGAGGCTATCTTGGCCCACCACATCAGGGCCCTCCAATGCACCATACGTCTGGTCATGACAGCCGGGGCCCTTCCTCACATGACATGAGGGGAGGGCCATTAGCAGATCCCAGACTGCTCATTGGAGAACCCAGAGGACCCATGATAGATCAAAGGGGTCTACCTATGGATGGTAGAGGTAGCAGAGATTCTCGAGGGATGGAGACTCGAGCCATGGAAACTGAGGTCTTAGAGACACGAGTAATGGAGAGAAGAGGAATGGAAACCTGTGCAATGGAAGCCAGAGGGATGGAAGCGAGAGGCATGGATGCAAGAGGAATGGAGATGAGGGGCCCTGGCCCCAGTTCAAGAGGCCCTATGACTGGGGGAATTCAGGGTGCTGGTCCTATTAATATGGGGGCAGGTGGTCCTCAGGGACCCAGACAGGTCGCAAGCATTTCAGGGGTGGGAAATCCTGGAGCTGGCATGCAGGGGGCAGGTATGCAAGGAGCAGGCATGCAGGGGGCAGGTATGCAAGGAGCAGGCATGCAGGGGGCAGGTATGCAAGGAGCAGGCATGCAGGGGGCAGGTATGCAGGGAGCAGGCATGCAGGGGGCAG GTATGCAGGGGGCAGGCATGCAGGGGGCAGGTATGCAAGGAGCAGGCATGCAGGGGGCAG GCATGCAGGGAGCAGGCATGCAGGGAGCAAGCATGCAAGGGGCAGGCAAGCAAGGTGGAGGCCAGCCTAGCAGTTTTAGTCCTGGGCAGAGTCAGGTAACCCCACAGGATCAAGAAAAGGCAGCTTTGATCATGCAGGTTCTTCAACTGACTGCAGATCAGATTGCCATGCTGCCTCCTGAGCAAAGGCAGAGTATCctgattttaaaggaacaaatcCAGAAATCTACTGGAGCTTCTTAA